The Lactuca sativa cultivar Salinas chromosome 2, Lsat_Salinas_v11, whole genome shotgun sequence genome includes a window with the following:
- the LOC111909101 gene encoding uncharacterized protein LOC111909101: MFIHPRRQHGWFPSPGDPYFPNQGNNGWLEESEEESEEEPEEDSEEESEGEPEAEAEGGPTEPVVDQEEEEAEGGLEEEPSENEDGDSDADSEVINSRYPVRVPAYRLGPTRPTPPRDAYISKFSELSLLCPGTVTSEGKKIERFIWGLTSLIQGNVIAAKLETFDSAKRLAKKMYDHNNKKGEKPAEIEGKKENDNKKGNNNKRKGRQGSESAKKQ; this comes from the exons ATGTTTATACACCCTCGTAGACAGCATGGTTGGTTTCCATCACCCggagatccttatttccctaatcaggggaataacggatggttggAAGAATCCGAGGAGGAGTCTGAAGAGGAACCCGAGGAAGACTCCGAGGAGGAATCCGAAGGGGAACCTGAGGCGGAAGCCGAAGGCGGACCTACCGAGCCAGTGGTGGACCAGGAGGAAGAGGAAGCCGAAGGAGGTCTCGAGGAGGAACCCAGCGAAAACGAAGATGGTGATTCGGATGCAGAttccgaagtcatcaactcccGTTATCCAGTGAGGGTGCCCGCTTATCGGCTAGGCCCCACTCGTCCTACACCCCCCAGGG atgcatacatatcaaagtTTAGCGAGCTGTCATTATTGTGCCCTGGCACGGTTACGTCTGAAGggaagaaaatcgaacgattcatctgggggctgacctcCCTAATTCAAGGAAACGTGATCGCTGCAAAACTTGAAACGTTCGACAGTgctaagagattggccaagaaaatgtacgaccacaacaacaaaaagGGAGAGAAGCCAGCGGAAATTGAAGGAAAGAAAGAGaatgacaacaagaaaggaaatAATAACAAGAGAAAAGGGCGACAAGGCTCGGAATCAGCAAAGAAGCAATAA